One Maribacter dokdonensis DSW-8 DNA window includes the following coding sequences:
- a CDS encoding collagen-like triple helix repeat-containing protein, producing MKITTNFIKCAILVFAITVTSCSKDGDIGPIGPQGEQGIQGEQGPAGEDGTNGTNGTDGTNGEDGEDGEDGNANVIASDWFGPDAQYFESNGYTKYAEFEKIVTEVDTDFYNKGTLLVYAKFDNYVEEVWPSDHISLLPLQISGGTTEHIYTAYAAIGAIKIRYRREGEFVPETYTISASALFRYVLIPQATTGKKQKVDFSKMTYEEVMNHLGLEY from the coding sequence ATGAAGATTACAACGAATTTTATCAAATGTGCGATTTTAGTATTTGCCATAACAGTGACATCATGCTCTAAGGATGGAGATATTGGTCCTATTGGTCCACAAGGGGAACAGGGGATACAGGGAGAACAAGGACCCGCTGGTGAAGATGGAACGAATGGCACTAATGGTACCGATGGAACTAACGGTGAAGATGGAGAAGATGGAGAAGATGGTAATGCTAATGTAATTGCATCAGATTGGTTTGGTCCAGACGCTCAATACTTTGAAAGTAATGGCTATACAAAATATGCCGAATTTGAAAAAATAGTTACAGAAGTAGATACTGATTTTTATAACAAGGGAACTCTTCTAGTGTACGCCAAATTTGATAATTATGTCGAAGAAGTATGGCCTTCTGATCATATTTCACTGTTGCCATTACAAATTAGTGGTGGAACTACTGAACATATTTATACTGCATATGCGGCTATTGGCGCCATCAAAATAAGATACCGTCGAGAGGGTGAATTTGTACCTGAAACATATACCATCTCAGCTTCTGCGCTGTTCCGATATGTATTAATTCCACAAGCAACTACAGGTAAAAAACAAAAGGTTGATTTTTCAAAAATGACTTACGAAGAGGTAATGAATCATTTAGGATTGGAGTATTAA
- a CDS encoding helix-turn-helix domain-containing protein, protein MPKKLFLIYLLFSFSYCAAQYSFKGQIAEQQFGKTVYLSIIEDYRKFDKISMEQILKKSTTDSLGYFNFSGDNLMDQNRIYRIHVDECSDLGTNSDHFFGSCEYSKSILFIAKNTDTILFPTSFDNETLCEISSTNSSSSMFLDIDVLKEQMAYEFNEFRSNASKKLNSKKWFSSLQDYGANLNEPLAELYIYSFLSDRKNDTYSYYLADINNTDYYTSLSNRLLSKYPEINLTTLYNNEIAIDQQIADRKEPSAKLWQWVLPFLLVISIGFNIFLILKSKKDKTKLQISPLTKLTEQEQNIVSQILKSKTNKEIANDMFISVSTVKTHINNVYKKLGVSTRDEIKQRLQ, encoded by the coding sequence ATGCCTAAAAAGTTATTTTTAATTTACCTGCTATTTTCTTTTTCCTATTGTGCCGCACAATACAGCTTTAAAGGTCAAATTGCAGAACAACAGTTTGGCAAAACTGTATACCTTTCCATTATTGAAGATTACAGAAAGTTCGACAAAATTTCAATGGAACAGATTTTAAAGAAGAGTACAACAGATTCTTTGGGCTATTTTAATTTTAGCGGAGATAATTTAATGGACCAAAACCGGATTTATAGAATACACGTGGATGAATGTTCTGATCTTGGCACTAATTCCGATCATTTTTTTGGTAGTTGTGAATACAGCAAAAGTATCTTGTTCATTGCCAAAAACACCGACACCATTCTGTTTCCGACATCATTTGACAATGAGACGCTATGTGAAATTTCTTCCACTAATTCTTCATCTTCTATGTTTTTGGATATTGATGTTCTAAAAGAGCAAATGGCATATGAATTCAATGAATTTAGAAGTAATGCAAGTAAAAAATTAAACTCAAAAAAATGGTTTTCCTCTTTGCAAGATTATGGAGCTAACCTTAATGAACCACTGGCAGAATTATATATTTATAGCTTTTTATCCGATAGAAAAAATGATACTTACTCCTATTACTTAGCTGATATCAACAATACGGACTATTACACATCTCTAAGTAATCGTTTACTTTCTAAATACCCAGAAATTAACCTGACTACATTATATAATAACGAAATAGCGATTGACCAACAAATTGCTGACCGTAAAGAGCCTTCAGCCAAACTATGGCAATGGGTATTACCGTTTTTACTTGTTATTTCTATCGGGTTCAATATCTTTTTAATTCTAAAATCAAAAAAAGATAAAACAAAACTACAAATTTCACCTTTGACCAAACTTACAGAGCAGGAACAAAATATAGTATCCCAAATTCTTAAAAGCAAAACCAACAAAGAAATTGCTAATGACATGTTTATTAGCGTTAGCACCGTAAAAACACACATAAACAACGTTTACAAGAAATTGGGGGTAAGTACAAGAGATGAAATAAAGCAACGTTTGCAATAA
- a CDS encoding YqaE/Pmp3 family membrane protein: protein MSLIRVLLAIFFPPLAVLGKGCGSFLIVLLLTFCGWVPGVIAALVILNNPN from the coding sequence ATGAGTTTAATTCGCGTATTGCTCGCCATTTTTTTTCCTCCTTTAGCGGTTTTGGGCAAAGGTTGTGGTTCTTTTCTAATTGTTTTACTTTTAACTTTTTGCGGCTGGGTGCCTGGCGTAATTGCCGCATTGGTCATTTTGAACAATCCTAATTAG
- the lipB gene encoding lipoyl(octanoyl) transferase LipB, whose translation MNKKVQVQDLGLKDYKETWDYQEQLFQETLDLKIRNRREELNLETPNHFLYVEHPHVYTLGKSGDISNLLVDEKVLADKGATFYKINRGGDITYHGPGQIVGYPILDLDNFFTDIHKYLRFLEEMVILTLKEYGLKAERSPGETGVWLDVGTPFARKICAMGVRASRWVTMHGFALNVNADLGYFDLMIPCGIKGKAVTSLNVELGKKEVNLEEVKQKLLKHFQILFEAEVNEKTEV comes from the coding sequence ATGAACAAGAAGGTACAAGTACAAGATTTAGGTCTTAAAGACTATAAAGAAACTTGGGATTATCAGGAACAGCTATTTCAAGAGACGCTTGATCTTAAAATACGCAATAGGAGAGAAGAGCTGAACTTAGAAACTCCCAATCATTTTCTTTATGTTGAACACCCCCATGTGTATACTTTGGGAAAAAGCGGAGACATTTCCAATCTTTTGGTAGATGAAAAAGTTTTGGCGGATAAAGGAGCCACTTTCTATAAGATTAATAGAGGGGGGGATATCACCTATCATGGTCCTGGACAAATAGTGGGTTACCCCATTTTAGATTTGGATAACTTCTTTACGGATATACATAAATACCTTCGTTTTTTGGAAGAAATGGTCATTTTGACTTTAAAGGAGTATGGATTGAAAGCGGAGCGCTCGCCTGGTGAAACAGGAGTGTGGTTAGATGTTGGTACTCCGTTTGCACGCAAAATTTGCGCCATGGGTGTAAGAGCCTCGCGTTGGGTAACTATGCATGGTTTTGCGTTAAATGTCAATGCTGATTTAGGTTATTTTGATTTAATGATCCCGTGCGGAATAAAAGGTAAAGCTGTTACTTCTTTAAACGTGGAGTTAGGTAAGAAAGAAGTTAATTTGGAAGAAGTGAAGCAAAAATTATTAAAGCATTTTCAAATACTTTTTGAAGCTGAGGTAAATGAAAAAACCGAGGTGTAA
- a CDS encoding TlpA family protein disulfide reductase: MKFSLLIIAFILSYTTTINSQKINQEVHIENQQPFLLGKITPEALSTNTYKTWYLPNFSNYKADTEKIKLIKEHLNAYKILIFMGTWCGDSKREVPRFLKILEQAEYPNENLKIIALDKRKEAYKKSPQGEEWGLNIRRVPTFIFYKNGREINRIIETPITSLEDDILKIVSQQVYLPNYGTSLHFD, translated from the coding sequence ATGAAATTTTCCTTATTAATTATTGCATTTATTTTAAGCTACACTACTACAATCAATTCTCAAAAAATCAACCAAGAAGTGCATATTGAGAATCAACAACCATTTCTACTTGGCAAAATTACACCCGAAGCTCTTTCCACAAACACCTATAAAACTTGGTATCTTCCTAATTTCAGCAACTATAAAGCTGATACCGAAAAAATAAAACTCATTAAAGAACACTTAAACGCTTACAAAATATTAATATTTATGGGCACTTGGTGTGGTGATAGCAAACGAGAGGTTCCGCGATTTTTAAAAATTCTGGAGCAAGCCGAATACCCTAATGAAAACTTAAAAATCATTGCCCTTGACAAAAGAAAAGAAGCCTACAAAAAAAGTCCACAAGGTGAAGAGTGGGGATTAAACATTAGAAGAGTTCCTACTTTTATTTTTTATAAAAATGGCAGAGAAATAAATAGAATTATTGAAACTCCCATCACCAGTTTAGAAGACGACATTTTAAAAATTGTTAGCCAACAAGTCTACCTACCCAATTATGGGACATCATTACATTTTGACTGA
- a CDS encoding ribonuclease HII gives MLLKFYKNINETGTDEAGRGCLAGPVTAAAIILPESFENSILTDSKLLSEHKRQLLEPLLKEDCICFGIAHIQPEIIDDINILNASILGMHHAISKLSQIPSHIIVDGNKFKTYKKISHTCIVKGDSKYLSIAAASVLAKTARDAYMLKLHEEYPMYNWRKNKGYPTKEHREAIKKYGITKYHRTSFKLLPNN, from the coding sequence ATGCTTCTTAAATTTTACAAAAATATTAACGAAACCGGTACTGACGAGGCGGGAAGAGGTTGTTTAGCGGGACCTGTGACCGCTGCAGCAATAATTCTGCCAGAATCATTCGAGAATTCAATTTTAACAGATTCAAAGCTGTTATCAGAACACAAAAGACAACTTTTAGAGCCATTATTAAAGGAAGATTGCATTTGTTTTGGAATTGCCCACATACAGCCAGAGATCATAGATGACATCAATATTTTAAATGCTTCTATTCTGGGAATGCACCATGCAATATCCAAATTATCGCAAATCCCAAGCCATATCATTGTTGACGGCAACAAATTCAAAACTTATAAAAAAATATCCCATACCTGCATTGTCAAAGGTGATTCTAAATATTTGAGTATTGCTGCGGCTTCTGTCTTAGCAAAAACAGCACGTGATGCCTATATGCTGAAATTGCACGAAGAATACCCTATGTACAACTGGAGGAAGAACAAAGGCTACCCTACCAAAGAGCATAGAGAAGCAATTAAAAAATATGGTATAACCAAGTACCACAGAACAAGTTTCAAGCTTTTGCCAAACAACTGA
- a CDS encoding TapB family protein, whose product MKTKLLFTLALLTCITTSIAQDNCSKFYPMNEGVSMEYTNYNKKGKVEGVSSYKVVEAINNGNVTNATMAIDLKDNKGKDAYSTTYNLTCTGNMVTLDYESLLPSEMMEQYGDMDIEISGNDIEIPNDLSVGQKLNDANVAMKISMSGINMNMTVDMTNRNVEKKESISTPAGTYDCYVLYSENRSKMMMANQVYPSRVWLAEGVGMVKQETYKKNGDLMSSTLLTAHSK is encoded by the coding sequence ATGAAAACTAAATTATTATTTACACTTGCCCTTTTAACTTGTATCACCACCTCTATCGCTCAAGATAATTGTAGTAAATTCTACCCCATGAACGAAGGTGTTTCTATGGAATACACTAATTATAATAAAAAAGGAAAAGTAGAGGGTGTAAGCTCATATAAGGTCGTAGAGGCCATAAATAACGGAAACGTCACTAATGCCACCATGGCTATAGACCTGAAAGATAACAAAGGGAAGGACGCTTATAGTACCACGTACAATTTAACGTGTACCGGAAACATGGTAACCCTAGATTACGAATCTCTTCTACCTTCTGAAATGATGGAACAGTATGGCGATATGGATATTGAAATATCGGGTAATGATATAGAAATACCAAATGACCTTAGCGTTGGCCAAAAACTTAACGATGCCAATGTTGCCATGAAAATTAGTATGAGCGGTATAAATATGAATATGACCGTTGACATGACCAATAGAAATGTGGAGAAAAAAGAAAGTATCAGTACTCCTGCCGGCACTTATGACTGTTACGTACTATACAGTGAAAACCGATCAAAAATGATGATGGCAAACCAAGTATACCCGTCTAGAGTGTGGCTTGCAGAAGGTGTAGGTATGGTTAAACAAGAAACTTATAAGAAAAATGGAGACCTTATGAGCAGTACCTTACTTACTGCACACAGCAAATAG
- a CDS encoding collagen-like protein gives MKTTTNFIKCAILIFAISFTSCSKDGDIGPIGPQGEQGIKGEQGEQGPAGEDGEALGVPGPQGEQGEQGETGPAGEDGTDGTNGTNGEDGEDGNANVDTYTYDLSSESGATITVNATALSQEVIDNDLILGYLLKNGNTYTPIPAPIYAFGLGDNSDIAVEISLNRYWMFFYEVGTENLKSVTAGQLDELKLIVIESNSTTSGKSSKANTLSNLKSAGVDTNDYYAVMDYYGLAY, from the coding sequence ATGAAGACTACAACAAATTTTATCAAATGCGCAATTTTAATATTCGCCATTTCATTTACATCATGCTCTAAGGATGGAGATATTGGTCCTATTGGTCCACAAGGGGAACAGGGGATAAAGGGTGAACAAGGAGAACAAGGACCTGCCGGTGAAGACGGGGAAGCGCTAGGAGTGCCCGGTCCACAAGGTGAACAAGGAGAACAAGGAGAAACTGGACCTGCTGGAGAAGATGGAACTGACGGCACAAATGGTACCAACGGTGAAGACGGGGAGGATGGCAATGCCAATGTAGACACATATACCTACGACCTTTCTTCAGAATCTGGAGCAACGATAACAGTCAATGCAACTGCTTTGTCCCAAGAGGTTATTGACAATGACTTAATTCTTGGATATCTTTTAAAAAATGGAAACACCTACACTCCCATTCCCGCACCAATCTATGCTTTTGGACTTGGTGACAATAGCGATATTGCCGTAGAAATAAGCTTGAACAGATATTGGATGTTCTTTTATGAAGTAGGAACAGAGAACTTAAAATCTGTAACTGCTGGTCAGTTAGACGAGTTAAAATTGATAGTTATAGAATCTAACAGTACAACTTCTGGCAAATCAAGTAAGGCAAACACATTATCGAACTTAAAGTCTGCTGGTGTAGACACCAATGACTATTATGCAGTCATGGATTATTATGGATTAGCATACTAA